In a single window of the Bactrocera dorsalis isolate Fly_Bdor chromosome 2, ASM2337382v1, whole genome shotgun sequence genome:
- the LOC125776279 gene encoding lysosomal acid glucosylceramidase-like isoform X4, with amino-acid sequence MGDAQGSLKILLALCFLAGFVASTPCVLREYPAGLVCVCNATYCDYLENPSPENENEFVIVSSSKAGLRFDTTIGAINASDYAQVVDYNDSLEKATQGKIVFGKAAPRTVTIQVDREKHFQNITGFGGSFTGAVSYILDNLSQDIQDHIYKSFYSPHGIGFNLMRTSIGGSDFELAPWAYNELPENDTTLSNFTQLDPRDEKRIEQIKRLKLVTNVENLRIKAAAWSPPRWMKTNNKWTGMSRLKEEYYQTWADYHVRWLELWEKAGLPIWAISTGNEPLNGVLFMIFIKFMSLGWTPSSQAVWLSDNLGPTIRSKYQDLVIFGNDDQRYTFSFWFKMMKAKRSDSVDYLTGLSVHWYWDDVFEPAFIDVARKAMPDKIMLVSESCIGDKPWQSAVPILGSWKRGEKFARTFLQNLQHDFNGWIDWNIVLDEQGGPNYVSNFVDAPSVANMTNLNEFYKQPMFYTMGHFSKFIPEGSTRIAAERTNVNVDTVAFLRPDGSVAVVIFNSGYASVNVEVRDTKQGSIKINIPQKSIHTIIYN; translated from the exons ATGGGGGATGCACAAGGTTCTTTAAAGATCTTACTTGCACTATGCTTTTTAGCAGGTTTTGTGG CAAGCACTCCATGCGTATTGAGGGAATATCCAGCTGGTCTAGTTTGTGTTTGTAACGCCACCTATTGTGACTATTTAGAAAATCCATCACCGGAGAATGAAAATGAGTTTGTCATTGTTTCCTCTTCAAAG GCTGGTCTGCGTTTTGACACTACAATCGGTGCAATCAATGCTTCCGACTATGCTCAAGTTGTTGACTATAATGACAGTCTGGAGAAGGCCACTCAAGGGAAAATTGTGTTTGggaaag CGGCCCCTCGTACGGTGACCATTCAAGTGGATCGTGAGAAGCATTTTCAAAACATCACAGGTTTTGGTGGTTCGTTTACCGGCGCCGTTAGTTATATTTTGGATAATTTGTCACAAGATATACAAGAtcacatatataa ATCATTCTACTCCCCACACGGTATTGGCTTCAATTTAATGCGCACATCAATCGGTGGTTCTGACTTTGAGCTGGCACCCTGGGCGTACAATGAACTGCCCGAAAACGATACCACCCTCAGCAATTTCACACAATTAGATCCACGCGATGAAAAGCGGATTGAACAAATTAAACGTTTGAAGCTGGTAACTAACGTGGAAAATTTGCGCATCAAAGCCGCTGCATGGAGTCCTCCACGATGgatgaaaaccaacaataaATGGACTGGAATGAGTCGCTTGAAGGAAGAATACTATCAGACGTGGGCTGATTATCATGTACGTTGGCTTGAGCTTTGGGAAAAGGCCGGGCTTCCCATTTGGGCTATATCGACTGGAAATGAGCCATTAAACGGTGTactttttatgatatttataaaattcatGAGTTTAGGTTGGACACCAAGTAGTCAG GCCGTATGGTTATCTGATAATCTGGGTCCTACAATACGCTCCAAATATCAAGACTTGGTTATATTCGGAAATGACGATCAGCGTTACACCTTCTCATTTTGGTTCAAAATG ATGAAAGCCAAACGCTCCGATTCTGTGGACTATCTCACAGGGCTATCGGTGCATTGGTATTGGGATGATGTTTTCGAGCCTGCTTTCATTGATGTCGCTCGCAAAGCGATGCCAGACAAAATTATGCTTGTTTCAGAATCCTGTATCGGTGATAAGCCATGGCAGTCAGCTGTACCCATTTTGGGTTCCTGGAAACGTGGTGAGAAGTTTGCACGTACTTTTCTGCAAAATCTTCAGCACGATTTCAATGGCTGGATCGATTGGAACATAGTTTTGGATGAACAGGGTGGACCGAATTATGTGAGCAATTTTGTCGATGCTCCGTCAGTGGCCAATATGACAA ACCTCAACGAGTTTTACAAACAACCAATGTTCTATACAATGGGTCATTTCTCAAAGTTCATTCCGGAAGGTTCAACTCGTATTGCTGCGGAGCGTACAAACGTCAATGTGGATACAGTTGCCTTCTTAAGACCGGATGGCAGCGTGGCTGTTGTCATCTTCAATAG TGGTTACGCCAGCGTCAACGTTGAGGTTAGGGATACAAAGCAGGGCTCAATTAAGATTAATATACCCCAGAAATCAATTCATACCATTATTTATAATTGA
- the LOC105226746 gene encoding lysosomal acid glucosylceramidase gives MAKNMNSMGFFLAISLIGMLVSHSNQETLPCALKEYSTGLVCVCNAKYCDYLDDPTPSEEYVFAVVSSSKSGLRFATTHGQFNLYKKYYIFDYDQLIARSMEAPAAESIEIEVDREQRWQKTEGFIGSISDSIENILKMFPKKLRKHIYQSFFTQHGINVDFIRDLGFDVSEKSLEDSDPIFGSWERGEQFAQNLLKYLNTDSNETEPINCNILLDYEGGDAPMIANTTNHFEVYKQPLFYTMGHFTKFIAGGSVRIAAENKNDNVDVVAFLRADQSVAVIILNRNPVSVDVGIQDTYRGAVLFKIPPHSIHTVLYI, from the exons ATGGCGAAGAATATGAATTCTATGGGGTTTTTCTTGGCCATCAGCTTGATTGGAATGCTTGTAT CGCATTCCAATCAAGAGACGCTGCCATGCGCGCTGAAAGAGTATAGCACAGGACTCGTATGTGTTTGCAATGCTAAGTATTGTGACTATTTGGATGATCCGACGCCAAGCGAAGAatatgtttttgctgttgtctCTTCGTCCAAG TCGGGTCTGCGCTTCGCGACGACACATGGCCAGTTTAAtctctacaaaaaatattatattttcgattACGATCAACTCATCGCCAGATCTATGGAAGCTC cgGCTGCTGAGAGCATTGAGATAGAAGTTGACCGAGAGCAACGCTGGCAGAAGACTGAAGGTTTTATTGGTTCGATTTCCGACtcaatcgaaaatattttaaaaatgttcccAAAAAAGTTGCGAAAGCACATCTACCA ATCCTTCTTTACGCAACACGGCATTAACGTCGATTTCATTCGCGATCTGGGATTTGATGTAAGCGAGAAGTCTTTAGAGGATTCCGATCCCATTTTCGGATCGTGGGAGCGTGGTGAACAATTCGCACAAAACTTACTAAAATACCTAAACACCGATTCCAATGAAACGGAACCGATAAACTGTAACATTTTGTTGGACTATGAGGGTGGCGATGCGCCAATGATTGCCAACACCacaa ATCACTTTGAGGTTTACAAACAACCGCTGTTCTATACGATGGGGCATTTCACGAAATTCATAGCTGGAGGTTCAGTTCGCATTGctgctgaaaataaaaatgataatgTGGATGTGGTGGCCTTTTTGAGAGCGGATCAAAGTGTGGCCGTCATCATCTTAAACCG TAATCCCGTTAGTGTTGATGTTGGCATACAAGATACCTATCGCGGAGCTGTTCTATTCAAAATCCCTCCACACTCGATTCATACTGTCctttatatttaa
- the LOC105226745 gene encoding synaptic vesicular amine transporter has protein sequence MVEERSAEADDDHTNVARTASALNTSGAERRSSAPKFGNTNRCIIAVIVYLALLLDNVLLTVIVPILPDYLATINNRAHNTPLEKFNGYNYTNDAASVGIVSPFMAPPSLAHRYIDGAQQPVQTVMTKHPIPGKSMVITLPHGDDKAPFVSAEHKLLRYMNAGAGVGTTAGTLTKSSTSGNTTGAADKPIGKHFDETNFNEDTAHSGANHALGTTAATTVTDSNPDGKDTKTHSDANESLTSENSAIGILLSMKALVQLIFNPIVGNLTAKFGYRLPIVAGTFLLLLSSLVFSVGETYIELLIARAIQGVGSACIGVCGMSLVAQHYPEEDRRSKVMGIILGSIALGVLLGYPFGSILYYLIGKSAPFIILSTVIFLNLGMQLLTMDLSIQPEVTIDNEEQRPKWRPLLESKMILAIVVAIWFSTSTMAILEPCLPIWLIQQLHATKWQLGTVFIPDSVGYFIGTNFFGTFAYKYGQVKISCIALLLVGISSILIPSATTVSQLLLPHFGLGLSIGVIDAALVPLLATFVDATLAQEEQGDTGGGNSMSSYGTVYAIQQTSVSLAYCLAPLLGGELAQTFGFSWLMRIVGFFNICYGPVLVFLHQNYNPKTMREKHNELLLRNSGRDSQYKQLYNSIDIE, from the exons ATGGTTGAAGAACGATCTGCCGAAGCGGACGATGATCACACAAATGTTGCTCGCACAGCATCGGCGCTGAACACGTCGGGAGCTGAGAGACGCTCATCGGCTCCGAAATTCGGAAATACAAATCGGTGTATAATTGCCGTTATCGTCTATCTGGCGTTACTACTGGATAATGTGCTGTTAACTGTGATTG TGCCCATATTGCCCGATTATCTGGCGACTATAAATAACCGGGCACATAACACTCCACTGGAGAAGTTCAACGGCTACAACTACACAAACGATGCTGCCAGCGTTGGCATCGTCAGCCCTTTCATGGCACCACCCAGTTTGGCTCATCGCTACATCGATGGCGCACAACAACCCGTACAAACAGTTATGACGAAGCATCCGATACCCGGCAAATCGATGGTGATTACGCTTCCACATGGCGATGATAAAGCGCCGTTTGTTTCTGCGGAACACAAGCTATTGCGCTACATGAACGCGGGTGCGGGGGTTGGAACAACAGCTGGGACACTGACAAAAAGCTCAACCAGCGGAAATACCACAGGAGCCGCTGATAAACCCATAGGAAAACATTTcgatgaaacaaattttaatgaggATACGGCTCATAGTGGCGCCAATCACGCCCTGGGTACCACTGCAGCAACCACGGTCACCGACAGCAACCCTGACGGCAAGGACACGAAGACACACTCTGATGCAAATGAAAGTTTGACAAGCGAAAATAGCGCCATTGGCATATTGTTGTCCATGAAGGCGCTGGTACAGTTAATATTCAATCCGATCGTCGGCAATCTAACTGCCAAATTTGGTTACCGTTTGCCGATTGTGGCCGGCACATTTCTGCTGCTCCTCTCTTCATTGG TGTTCTCGGTGGGTGAGACTTACATAGAACTGTTGATAGCTCGCGCAATTCAAGGAGTTGGTTCGGCTTGCATTGGTGTGTGCGGCATGAGTCTCGTGGCACAA CACTATCCAGAGGAAGACCGTCGTTCAAAAGTGATGGGCATAATTTTGGGTAGCATTGCTTTGGGTGTGTTGCTGGGATATCCTTTCGGCAGCATACTTTATTATTTGATCGGAAAGTCAGCACCTTTTATAATACTGTCTACAGTGATATTTCTGAATTTGG GAATGCAGCTCCTAACTATGGATCTCTCCATTCAACCCGag GTTACAATTGACAATGAAGAACAGCGGCCAAAATGGCGTCCTTTGCTCGAAAGTAAAATGATACTCGCAATTGTTGTGGCAATTTGGTTTTCCACCTCAACAATGGCTATATTGGAGCCCTGCTTGCCCATTTGGTTAATACAACAACTTCACGCCACCAAATGGCAGTTAGGTACGGTGTTCATACCGGATTCCGTAGGATATTTTATTGGCACgaatttctttggcacattcgCCTATAAATATGGACAAGTAAAAATTTCATGCATTGCCCTGTTGTTGGTGGGCATTTCATCCATCTTG ATCCCCAGCGCAACAACAGTCAGTCAACTACTGTTGCCACACTTTGGGTTAGGACTGAGTATTGGTGTAATTGACGCTGCCTTGGTGCCGTTATTGGCCACTTTTGTTGATGCCACTTTAGCGCAGGAAGAGCAAGGCGACACTGGTGGCGGCAATTCCATGTCGAGCTATGGTACAGTCTATGCCATCCAACAGACATCTGTCAGCTTAGCTTACTGCCTTG CTCCTTTACTTGGCGGTGAGCTGGCACAAACTTTTGGTTTCTCCTGGCTAATGCGCATCGTTGGTTTCTTCAATATATGTTACGGCCCAGTTTTGGTGTTTCTTCATCAAAATTATAATCCGAAA ACTATGCGTGAAAAGCATAACGAGCTATTGCTTAGGAACAGCGGACGGGACTCTCAATACAAACAGCTTTACAATTCGATCGACATTGAGTAA
- the LOC105226744 gene encoding outer dense fiber protein 3-B, producing MSKRPLGPGPGAYMLPPNVGYENHDARKQRMPQYSFGTRSYKHEKLIGPGPGAYKVDTLTRYGISRGNQFTIQGRTYVKEKRFGPGPGAHDVHLKPFFKGTDAPAYSMSWRTAYNFKSSTPGPNAYGVDVSPIKPGFPAYSMGMRCGISGKQHSPGPAAYGAGNLSVKLPRSPEYSIAGRNPYYYKQIGPGPNYYDLMYYRPGKSGQAYSFGIRHNEFAPPMIVKCDNM from the exons ATGAGTAAAAGGCCTTTAG GTCCCGGACCCGGCGCTTACATGCTGCCGCCGAATGTTGGCTATGAGAATCATGATGCTCGTAAGCAACGTATGCCACAGTACTCGTTTGGCACACGCTCATACAAGCACGAAAAACTGATTGGCCCAGGACCGGGAGCCTATAAGGTTGATACCTTGACGCGTTATGGCATAAGTCGTGGAAATCAATTTACGATACAGGGCAGAACATATGTGAAAG AGAAACGATTTGGTCCAGGACCTGGTGCACATGATGTACATCTAAAGCCGTTCTTTAAGGGCACTGATGCGCCAGCATATTCTATGTCTTGGCGCACTGCCTATAACTTCAAGAGCTCTACACCTGGTCCCAATGCATATGGTGTGGATGTGTCACCAATTAAACCGGGATTTCCAGCATACAGCAT GGGCATGCGGTGTGGTATATCGGGTAAACAACATTCACCTGGACCAGCTGCTTATGGTGCTGGAAATCTTTCGGTTAAACTACCACGTAGTCCTGAGTATTCAATTGCCGGACGAAATCCTTACTATTATAAGCAAATTGGCCCTGGTCCAAACTATTACGATCTAATGTACTACCGTCCCGGCAAATCTGGACAGGCTTACTCGTTCGGTATACGACACAACGAGTTTGCGCCACCAATGATTGTTAAGTGTGATAATATGTGA
- the LOC105226743 gene encoding (E3-independent) E2 ubiquitin-conjugating enzyme UBE2O: MMATNADSDHNEQELKIHDQELQSNYSEKFLHDKGAATTNKSADVNSKNFLVNSIGCTNVQEDESVESKFLPVKLGTPITREQMSTDKPTDSDPEGEKTPALNLGDSPADNQYFFEDEVFRVDKKGRVKFGLVIETSETYSGDEEDDFDDVLLKGEVRVAWYPDGKEEVQPEGAIALADRTLMPGDVVRRLVPGKDTQRGYCRDISMHADVKVLGTKYVIKNVMTERLLPINNWQRDSAVCLDSWVGSTKDVEEKAVLRSTAGARIEISSHNFYGFTDYNSRNTHGIFNPHVFYPGNTVVGRLPALEDVKLLTPNIPIHKNKKGKPFKAKYTIESVETDSVWVHWQCKALSEENAIDTSVLEQPNPCVSGEDLMRLKRLNLFESCMVQISDRNYLRFSNLDNYIKKSQWEKEQASKFKVALAQIQKTENQCGGLVSSSGQNNAGSNSSHHTEKPKKKSSLIDADTKSAKPKKSTLKTDKLGSSNSRDKAGTDTSVEHNASNFPSRKASKTSGEPEWVTDDEDEDDDEDDYFNEDLCEDRVSTTTCSSPSPLHSPKHSKRQLLKKKSKVPAKRSSLMIPEFQPKDGDELVTEALLVYSTATVVWQDGTVEAGISSTQLYPIHHLDNHEFFPGDFVVCGKEDGDMTYRDYGVIQMVDHQGRTARVKWYTTYTSADEPRPKYNGETEVSVYDLKDHPDFQYRPGTMVIRVANFVGEDASCTAGQIIDNFIDGRAKVWWVDGHISMCWPQDLFEVGQYDHADWGHESDDSWETESENSELGGSTPMIALEESHIITNIERTRIAIARLEEIFNMSPNLQNIEVMRNLLNVYKGCRYLDRLLNTSFFHEDNFQGLIERVRKGGTQSIAERAQDRKNRLFSYVQATSSNVKHPAVAPLNSAEKTPPRPQSDTKSAGGANEIATTTNASKEYAPKILFNISPTPFKSPSSGAGGGASSSITSPVVLPVLRLKSNTSISTVTQAPSTQTLSEKVVVKKATTSTTEAQPSVHNSGNADIKTAAGGANITAHHKNILAQNNQLLNSAMLNIERAFEKTCQLKSAMASSQDDSGNCSRNENCDGSSTSYSELTNGSVRVNDDQNSMSCSSIEFNEDAAPEMDCVRLCALLKEQLVKCIQQIREKYYKGENINLSEVFSFEGIEEAHIEDPLDVDEEKSTEGQDTETSTIDDKQQMNLAKSDTVDMSTPADANACISTKSMDSVLSSPNETISTPIANSEYFQVLPQAPPAHKFQLTIFHPNNTQQYYRAVQREHRMLKTSLPPGVWVKVFEDRMDLLSVMIEGPKKTPYEDGLFFFDIQLGREYPKSPPLCHYISYCSDRLNPNLYEDGKVCVSLLGTWAGRDSEIWGTNSTLLQVIVSIQGLILVPEPYFNEAGYEKQKGTQQGSENSRMYNEMVIIKMVQSSTKLLQQPPELFREEICEHWHQRGLSMYERIKGWMELSKATINNKNEEATAKTATEEMHQPKQTNTNAVNDEEPKIMFAPPDFPLVPASRGFCLTLAGLLETFNSKLLALKTERKLSVGKSDATATERHVE, encoded by the exons ATGATGGCAACGAATGCAGATAGTGACCACAATGAGCAGGAGTTGAAAATCCATGATCAAGAGCTACAATCCAATTATTCGGAAAAATTTCTTCATGATAAAGGGGCTGCAACTACTAATAAATCAGCAGATGTAAActccaaaaattttttggtaaattccaTTGGATGCACAAATGTTCAAGAGGACGAATCTGTTGAATCCAAATTTTTGCCTGTAAAACTTGGAACACCAATTACACGAGAGCAAATGTCAACCGACAAACCAACTGACAGCGATCCTGAAGGAGAAAAGACTCCTGCATTGAATCTTGGCGACTCGCCTGCGGACAATCAATACTTCTTTGAAGATGAAGTTTTCCGCGTTGATAAGAAAGGACGTGTCAAGTTTGGGCTTGTAATTGAGACGTCTGAAACATATTCTGGCGATGAAGAGGACGATTTCGATGATGTGCTTCTGAAAGGTGAAGTACGAGTAGCATGGTATCCTGATGGTAAAGAGGAAGTGCAGCCTGAAGGGGCG ATTGCATTAGCTGATCGTACTTTAATGCCGGGTGATGTCGTGCGACGTTTAGTGCCGGGAAAGGACACCCAACGCGGTTACTGTCGTGACATTAGTATGCATGCCGATGTTAAAGTGCTGGGTACAAAGTATGTTATTAAAAACGTTATGACAGAAAGACTGCTTCCGATAAATAATTGGCAGCGCGATAGCGCCGTTTGCTTGGATTCATGGGTGGGCAGCACCAAGGATGTGGAAGAAAAAGCTGTATTAAG atcaACTGCTGGCGCACGCATAGAAATCTCTTCACATAATTTCTATGGTTTCACCGACTATAATTCCCGCAATACACACGGCATATTTAATCCTCATGTATTTTATCCCGGCAACACTGTAGTCGGTCGACTGCCAGCTTTAGAAGATGTCAAACTGCTAACTCCTAACATTCcgatacataaaaacaaaaagggcAAACCTTTCAAAGCAAAA TATACTATTGAATCAGTTGAGACCGATTCGGTTTGGGTTCACTGGCAATGTAAGGCTCTCTCTGAAGAAAATGCTATTGACACTAGCGTGTTAGAGCAACCAAATCCTTGTGTGAGCGGAGAAGACTTGATGCGCCTAAAGCGCCTGAATCTCTTCGAATCATGTATGGTGCAAATAAGCGATCGCAACTACTTAAGATTCTCCAACCTTGATAACTATATAAAAAAGTCACAATGGGAGAAAGAGCAAG CTAGTAAATTTAAAGTAGCGCTAGCGCAAATACAAAAAACCGAAAATCAGTGTGGTGGACTGGTCAGTTCCTCCGGTCAAAATAATGCCGGCAGCAATAGTTCACATCATACAGAGAAACCCAAAAAGAAGTCAAGTTTAATAGATGCTGATACAAAAAGCGCGAAGCCAAAAAAATCTACATTAAAAACAGATAAGTTAGGCAGTTCAAATAGCAGAGACAAAGCAGGAACCGATACGTCTGTTGAACATAATGCATCCAATTTTCCATCAAGGAAAGCCTCAAAGACCAGTGGGGAACCAGAATGGGTAACAGACGATGAGGACGAGGATGACGATGAAGATGATTATTTCAACGAAGACTTATGCGAGGATCGCGTCAGTACTACAACTTGCTCAAGTCCTTCTCCTCTTCATAGCCCGAAACATAGCAAAAGACAactattgaaaaagaaaagtaaagTACCTGCCAAACGTTCCTCTTTGATGATTCCAGAATTTCAACCGAAAGATGGCGACGAATTAGTTACCGAAGCTCTTTTAGTATACAGTACTGCCACAGTGGTGTGGCAAGATGGTACCGTGGAGGCCGGCATATCTTCTACACAATTGTACCCCATACATCATTTAGATAATCAT GAGTTTTTCCCTGGGGATTTCGTTGTATGCGGCAAGGAAGATGGTGATATGACTTATCGTGACTACGGCGTTATACAAATGGTGGATCATCAGGGGCGGACAGCACGAGTCAAATGGTATACCACATATACATCTGCTGATGAACCGAG ACCGAAATACAATGGCGAGACAGAAGTTAGCGTATATGATTTAAAAGATCACCCTGATTTTCAATATCGTCCTGGAACTATGGTTATACGCGTTGCAAACTTTGTGGGTGAGGATGCCTCATGCACCGCAGGTCAAATCATAGATAACTTTATTGACGGACGAGCGAAAGTGTGGTGGGTTGACGGACATATAAGTATGTGCTGGCCCCAAGATTTATTTGAAGTTGGTCAATACGACCACGCTGATTGGGGACACGAATCGGATGACTCATGGGAGACTGAGTCTGAAAATAGCGAACTAGGAGGAAGCACGCCAATGATAGCGCTGGAGGAATCCCACATAATAACAAACATTGAGCGAACACGCATTGCAATTGCACGCCTTGAGGAAATTTTCAATATGAGTCCGAATTTGCAAAATATCGAA GTTATGCGTAATTTGTTAAATGTTTACAAAGGGTGTCGCTACTTGGATCGCTTATTGAATACCAGCTTCTTCCACGAAGACAATTTCCAG GGTCTGATTGAGCGTGTACGCAAAGGCGGTACGCAATCAATTGCGGAGCGCGCACAAGACCGAAAAAATCGTCTGTTTAGTTATGTGCAAGCTACCTCATCAAATGTAAAGCATCCAGCTGTTGCGCCTCTGAATAGTGCAGAAAAGACGCCGCCAAGACCACAATCCGATACTAAATCCGCCGGCGGTGCAAACGAAATTGCTACCACCACTAATGCATCTAAGGAATATGCGCCAAAGATACTCTTCAACATCTCCCCAACACCGTTTAAATCCCCATCGTCCGGGGCCGGTGGTGGAGCATCTAGTAGTATTACTTCTCCGGTAGTACTACCTGTGCTGAGGTTAAAATCGAACACATCTATTTCTACTGTGACACAGGCACCGTCCACACAAACTTTGTCCGAAAAAGTTGTGGTAAAGAAAGCCACTACTAGTACTACTGAAGCACAGCCAAGTGTTCATAACAGCGGAAATGCAGATATTAAGACCGCTGCAGGTGGTGCCAATATAACGGCGCATCATAAGAATATACTGGCACAGAATAATCAATTGCTTAACTCCGCCATGCTCAACATTGAAAGAGCTTTTGAAAAAACTTGTCAATTAAAATCAGCAATGGCCTCATCTCAG GATGACTCTGGCAACTGTTCGCGCAATGAAAACTGCGATGGCAGTTCTACCAGCTATTCGGAGCTCACCAACGGTTCGGTGAGAGTTAATGATGATCAAAACTCGATGTCCTGCAGCAGCATTGAATTTAATGAAGACGCTGCGCCCGAAATGGATTGTGTGCGCCTTTGTGCTCTACTAAAGGAACAATTGGTTAAATGCATACAACAGATTCGGGAAAAATACTACAAAGGCGAGAATATAAACTTAAGTGAAGTATTCAGTTTTGAAGGAATTGAGGAGGCACACATTGAGGACCCGTTAGATGTAGATGAAGAAAAGTCAACGGAAGGCCAGGATACTGAAACGTCCACAATAGATGATAAGCAACAGATGAACCTCGCCAAATCCGACACGGTTGATATGAGCACACCTGCGGATGCCAATGCATGTATATCGACAAAATCCATGGATTCTGTGCTAAGTTCACCGAATGAGACAATTTCCACACCGATCGCGAACTCtgaatattttcaagttttaccTCAAGCACCGCCCGCTCACAAGTTCCAATTGACTATTTTTCATCCCAATAATACTCAACAATATTATAGAGCTGTGCAACGTGAGCATCGCATGCTGAAAACTTCACTGCCGCCCGGTGTATGGGTTAA AGTTTTTGAAGATCGCATGGATTTACTAAGTGTCATGATTGAGGGCCCGAAGAAAACACCGTATGAAGATGGCTTATTTTTCTTCGATATACAACTTGGTCGTGAATATCCGAAGAGTCCGCCGTTGTGCCACTACATCAGCTATTGCTCCGATCGCTTAAATCCGAACCTTTACGAAGACGGCAAAGTTTGTGTCTCCTTGTTAGGCACGTGGGCTGGGCGCGACTCTGAGATTTGGGGCACAAACAGCACTCTCCTGCAAGTGATCGTGTCCATACAGGGTCTCATCTTGGTGCCCGAACCTTACTTCAACGAGGCTggttacgaaaaacaaaaaG GCACCCAGCAAGGTAGCGAAAACTCTCGTATGTACAATGAAATGGTTATTATAAAAATGGTGCAGTCATCCACGAAACTTCTGCAACAACCACCAGAACTCTTTCGAGAAGAAATATGCGAACATTGGCATCAACGCGGCCTTTCAATGTACGAACGCATTAAAGGTTGGATGGAATTATCCAAGGCCAcgataaataacaaaaacgaaGAGGCTACAGCGAAAACTGCAACGGAGGAAATGCACCAGCCAAAGCAAACGAATACGAATGCCG TCAACGATGAAGAACCCAAAATTATGTTCGCGCCACCCGATTTTCCACTTGTACCTGCAAGCCGTGGCTTTTGTTTAACATTAGCTGGCCTCTTAGAAACCTTCAATTCCAAATTATTAGCGTTAAAAACGGAACGTAAACTATCAGTGGGGAAAAGTGACGCAACAGCGACTGAGCGCCATGTTGAATAG